Genomic window (Alligator mississippiensis isolate rAllMis1 chromosome 7, rAllMis1, whole genome shotgun sequence):
TTGAGGCTACCATGGAGCAAGAAAACTATACCAGGGTCCAGGAGTTCATCCTCTTGGGGTTCCCGACCATCATGGAACTCCAGGTGCTACTCTTTGTAATATTCCTCATTGTGTACACGCTGACTCTCTTGGAGAACATGGTTATCATTACTTTAATCAGGACAAACCATCACCTCCACAAACCTATGTACTTTTTTCTTAGCAATCTCTCCTTCCTGGAGGTCTGGTATATCTCAGTCACTGTCCCCAAACTGTTAATCAACTTGCTGGTGAAGAATAAGAGCATTTCCTTCATTGGCTGCATGGCCCAGCTCTACTTCTTCATAGCCTTAGTCTGTACTGAGTGTGTCCTCCTGGCTgtcatggcttatgaccgctATGTGGCCATTTGTAACCCACTTCGTTACCCAGCCATCATGAGCAGCCATCTATGCCTGCAGCTGTCTATGAGCTCTTGGTTGATTGGTTTCCTTATTTCCATGCTGAAAGTCTTTTTCATCTCTCAGTTGTCATTCTGCGGACCCAATATCATCAACCACTTCTTCTGTGACATCAGCCCTTtgctcaatctctcctgtacaaacATGCTGGTGGCAGAAGTGGTGGATTTTGTCTTTGCCTTGCTTATACTGCTGATCCCACTCTCCATCACCATCATCTCTTACGTCTGTATCATCGGAACAATCCTGTGCATACCCACTGCCCAAGGCAGGAGGAAAGCTTTTTCCACTTGTGCCTCCCACCTCACTGTTGTCATCATTTTCTTCTCAGCAACCCTTTTCATGTATGCCCGGCCCCAGAGGATCCACTCCTTTGACCTCAACAAACTGGTGTCAGTTGTGTACACTATTGTCACTCCAATGCTAAACCCATTCATATACTGCCTAAGGAACCAAGAGGTGAAGGGGGCTCTGAAGAAGACTTTGTGTGGCATGAGTGCTCACTTCAAGATCTCCAGTGTTGATCACTAACCTTAGATGAGTCATATACTTATCTTCTTCTAGGCATTTGAACACTGTTTGATTCTCTCAAGTATATCCATGTGCAATAACTGCCATAAATGGATGGAGGGCATTATTTGGGGCAGTTTGAAGTTTATTCTTCTGTTAGGACATCAGCTTGGGAAGACTAGTGTCTTGCACTGGTCCAACTGTACCTCAAACTAAATAAATTGAGTGCTAGGAACATACTGAAGTCAACATGGAAAATCTATGTTGCTTTGAtaacataaatcagttaattTATGACAAAGGAAGAAAGCAACAAAAAGGTTCTTCTTTTCTCATGGTTTATGTGACTGGTTCAGCTGTTCAATTTGGGTCCATCTCTGAGCAGACTGTGACAATTGTCACTGAGTTTATGTTCACTTCTGGTTGTGTATGGTTACACTTGTAGCTGTCTGAATGTGCTTGAGTTGTACCTGAATCTGTATTTGGATCCAGTTGAGTTTCTGTTCAATTGTGCATTGGTTTTGGTCGAGTTCCAAGTGTCAGTCTTTCTATTTGATACCTAACACATTTCATAGTATTGACATTGTGCCAGTCTAAAAACAGAAAAGCATAGTTTGAGACAGCCATCAAAGGACACCAACATGCAAACTAGTCTCTGCAGGGTGGTGCATTACCATACATCAGCTGCTGCACTGCAACTTCCTGTAGGGATCCTTTTAGCTCATGACAGATGAAGGCTAAATCATTGCAGCTTAGCCCACTTTCACTGACAGCTGAGCTAATGCAACTTAGGTTTAATTTACCATGGAGTAAAAACATATACATAAGAGTTATTGCAGAGTACCTGCCATGCCTGCTTTTACCTTGCTGTAAGTACCCAGAAATGAACTCTGTTCTACCCACTAGAAATTACAGGGGGAATTTCCATTCTCACTATTATAAGACCTTCCTATTTCAGCAGATGCTTAGCAAACAAAGCTGGATCGAGGTTTTGCTTAGGGGGTTTCTTGCCTTATACTTAGTTCCTGTTTCAAGTGATTCATCATTGtctcatttaattttttgtttttttttctcttaatgtaAAGTCACCGTAAGTCTTGTTGAGAAGGGAGGCATAtacaatgaataaataaataaatcaatacatATTACTAGGAGTAGCTCTACTGAAGTGAATAGCTGCAATTCTCCTCCCATTTACTCCAGTATAAACAGGAATGATCCCAGAACAATCAATGGGTCTGATTCTCTTTTCATTCACACCAAGGGAAATCGGGAGTAAATCTTTGGCACTCCTCTTAAAAATGAGCTACTAATATAGTCTTTGGGAAAAAATGGGTGGAGGACaacaccggggtgggggggggggggcaggggggaagcttctGCCACAAAGAGAAAGGGCCCAGGGTAGAACAcaaggctccctccctcccagcccaacaAACACCTCACTGAGCCATATGCCCTTTGGCTTGTGTTCTTCCTCCTAGCCTCATACATGTCCCTCTCACAGCTGCCCAAGGGGCCAGCTTCACAAGGAGCACTGGAGAAAGTCCTGGGTAATTCCTGACCTGTGGTATGATGATTAGAGTGTTGTATGGGGAAGACAagagagagccaggttcaaacCACTTCTgggcatcatagaatcatagagaagtagggcaggaagggacttccagaggtcatctagtccaaccccatgcctggggcaggatcatcaCTATCCAAACATCCTATGCAAATCCATAATCTAGCCTCTTAGGAAAAAGTATCATAAATCCTAATACAACCCAAAACATAAGAGGGCCCTAGAACCCAGGCTGTCTCCCTTCCTAAGCAAGTGCCCTAGTCACTCAGCtactggggaaaaaaggtgggaagGCTCTCTCCCCCCCTCCGCATGGGAAGTACCTACTCCATTCAGGAGTTTAAGTCCCACTCATCCTGTGTTTTGGTCAGCTGCATTATTGGACATTTAAAGCCACTACACATCCATATGGGGTGCATGCACATAAGCCAGCAACATATGTGGCCAGTGAGCAGCCTACTGCATGTGCGTAATCTGCACATAAACACAGTCATTTAAGTGTGAAGAACCCCTATCTGCATGCATGTGCCAATATGCAAAGTAGCCAACAAAATCTGAACGTGCAGATGACTGAAAAGGGAGTAGAATATCATCCTAAATGAGTGCATATTGCTATATATAACAAAAAGTAAGAGAAGAATGTGTATTCCTCAATTAAGTGTTCACATACACAAGCTAATTCAAGGGGGTCTCTCTAcctgtgtcaaaaaaacccaagccgAAACAAAACAAACCTAAACCTCTTGATGACGAATCTTCCTACCTTCCTGAGTTAACAGGTCCATAGTTAAGGGCAGCATCCTGGGGATCTCTGACAAAGAGGAACAAGAGACCTCAATACCAATTTTTTTTAGACATGCAAGAGCTATTCAGGATGACTAGGGCCTGTTTTTACCTCACCATGCATCAGTAACATGCCAATtatcctccccagccaccctgtcAGGAATTCATTCAAGAAACGAGGACTGAGGTATTCTCTGGAAGAAAACAGGATTTTCTTGTTGACTTTCTATGTGAAGAGTTCAATGCCTGGAGGGCCCCATTCCACAAATCTGTCCCTGAGTACCAAGTCCTTGATTCCCAACTCATGATGTAGGGATATGATCCCACTAAGCTGGTCTGCTGTGGTGTCCTGGAGACCAGGCGGGTGTACCTCAGGCTGGTGGTGATTTGGGCAAGAATCCCATTAGTTGACTATATTTCTGTGCACGTGGGGATATTCAACACTGTCCTGTGTTGCTGGAGCATGTTTCAGCACTGAGAGGTTCTCAAGGCTCAGTGATGCCAATTCCAGAATGCAGTGACATAGAAAATTGCCATGTGTCCGGCTGGATGAtgccacataggcagttttgggctccagtgGTGTTAACGACGGTGGCAAGAGTGGAGGCCCATTGGCTGACTGAGAAAGGGAACAGTCATCACCTCGGACCAGAAGAAAACAAAGTTCTTCTTTTCTTATTTTATCTCCCAAATCATGGCTGTTGGTACCAGCCAGTGCCACCAGGATCTTCTGAGTTTCCAAGAAAATCCCACAGACATGAGAAGTCTCAGGGGCAAACAGTGGTGATGGGACTGGAGCTCCTGAGAACTCTGAGGCCTCATCACCTATCCAGATGAAGAGGtattgtagcaaaacccacagttttccttttttttgttgtgttttttgttttttaatgcattccctccccttccccaaccatttctgacttcatctctccctctctattccctatagataagtataagtgagctaagacataggataagcttcagcattttattttagtagcaacttgtatttgttttgttttttccacttctttatattgtataattattatgtttatattgatttttactgttctatattactgttttactggtactatatgatttaggcctacatatgtaagttagcttaagtcatgtcaagtttccattttgtttgtcaagtctctatcctgtccccaggcccagttgtgtaacccatgactcacacctacctctcctatATAACTTTGTTCCTGAATgtatggggatgaatgagggtgcttgagagacaatggcagtaggtctaaaaatagctccctctgaatgaccgaaccatcaacaccaatacctggaccaacgacctaGCCTTtgaaaccaccctcagcattcaagaaacaaaagatgaggcaacctaccattgtgccaaggctgcacatgctcagtaagaacacctagagcactctggaacagggctgaccttgcctggacaggccctctccataggagatcagaggtagtctgccccataagaaggggtagtgaagactggcTCCTGggaatgccctctccatctggaccagcaccatgacacaccacctatccacccacaggccctgctgatgaccccctctggacaacacctactggacaaagacccctttccagcctggataggtaactatcacccccaccccctcttcaaccaaggacttggactctgcttctcttcccaacctggactccagcccttccactgagtctctttctcctactgccctctaacttctgtctcatttctccctctcctgcttctggctcactgccacctccaacacctgtcctgagctcctctctgcctccaaaccccctgtttctttgccactgtcttatccccactgcctgttcccctgagcaaccaggtttctgtctctctccctttcctggctgtctcttccttgccaccagtctccttttttttccccctcccttgcaccagtgaccctgagtaaccctggggccacttgatcttaagtaaacccaagcttcagttcctcagccagcttctctctagtccaccagttctaatcatgcttctggcaactttcactccctatactttaactcgttctctctctcaccttaaccttcccccaagtatcccaggtaccccaaacacacatacataccgtaacatccaagttaggaacttacctatgtgtaggtgggttgtacgtgtgtgtgtgtgtaaaatatatatgtagtatatattacacacacacacacacacacacacacacacacacacacctctctctgtgtgcatgatatatgaattagtgatctgtgtatgtgtactgggtGTGCGGGTATTAACAATTgctttttgtctaatttttagtatgtatgtgcttgaattggtgataggtatgcatgttcCTAGGCTtctttggatgtgtatgtgcctgagctggtagagagggagagggagagagagagagagagagagagagagtgtacacataattgatttgtgtgtttgtatacgtgaattgtgtcacaccctcctgtctaatagtgcaatattgagatgctgagagttggcctgaccccacagggcaacagtatGAAGAAGTCCCTTCTCAAGCCAAAGAGCACGAGGCTTCTGGTGTCACAATGAAGACATGCTTTGGGTGACTTTCCTCCATCTGTGTCTGGCAGGTGACCCATCTCTGGACTTCAATCAAGACTAAAGGGGAGACATCAATCCGAGCCACAGTCACAGAGTAAGTAAAGGGAATGACAAAAGTCTTCTTCTATCTGCCTGCAGCACAGTGTGGATGAAAGAAGGGATGTGGAATCAGATGATGAGAGAAATGTGTTCTAGAAATAAACTGTGGTGTTCGACTGTCTTTTGTACAGGAAAGCCAAAAACTTTAATAAACAAAGCCACCACATAATAGGCAGAGGTTTTTGGGTCATGAAATCAGGACTCAGCCTTGGCTATAACTAGAGATTTGTACATGTTGAGGAATAGATCCCTTATGAACATCCAGTTTCATCTCTCCTGTAACTGTATGGGATGCCAAATATGTGAACACATAGGATTTGAACCATTAGCTTTAAAAAGGCTCTCTGCCCCTAGGTACCAGACTGCCTGAATATCTCTGAATCTTTAATGGATTGAATGACCATACCTCTGCAAGGTAGGAATGTGTTATCAGCCCTATTTATGGGTCAGGACACTGCGGAATGGACAGACAGTAAATACATCTACAGTGTATGCTGTGGTACATCATAAAAACTACTTAAGCTAGAAGAATCTACACAGAGCTAGATACTAAACGTAGGGTTCTGTTGAAACCCCACTTCCCTCTTCCAAATTTACATACCTCCCTGTATCAATTAGATAGGCATATATGTAAGAGGCATGTTCACAGCCTAAAAACTTCACTCATATTCAGGCACCTAAGCTGGCTCACCCTTTGCTGTAGTGATTGCTTTCATCATAATAGCAAAGTAGTTAAAGCACTGGCCCACAATGTAGGAGAGGTAGGCTGTAGACTCTCTTTATCTAGAGGGAGTTTAAAAAACTCCCACCTCCCTGGAGAGATCCCCAAGAGGTCAGAACAGGCTGAGAGGACTCTTTCCTGTTGACGTTGGGCCATTCTGCAGAAAAGAATAGACAAGGCATGATACAAAGGAAGCAAATGAGGACCTGACTCCATAGTCCAGTGATAAAGTCACTCCCTTGAGAGCGTGGGAGCCCTGGTTTCTGGTCCCTGGGACTGCTTTTGTATTTTTCATTCAAAGTCTTTGGCTACAATACAGAAACAACTTTGAGAGCAGGGTCTTTCAAAGGAAAGAGTGAGCCAATTGACtcaacaagaaggagcaattcaATGGCCAATTCCAAAAACTAGTTTCAGGCTATGAATCCCACTCCCATTTGGGAAGCTAGCTTGGGTCTGTAGGTAGGAGCCTGATTCCAGGAGAGATGCGAGGTTTCAGACCCTCTCTGTAATGCTTCCTATCATAGGCAAcacactggggggagggaggcaagggggtatatgcccccccagatttctgcaccaacaGTGGGGCATGGGGTTGCAGCCTGGTTGGAGCCAGCACCCAACAGCAGTGTGAGTGGTGGCGATGCAGTTgtgtccccctccttccccatcccaccACCCCATCAACACTTATGCATCCTTATATGCTTCCTATACTCTTCCATTGAAATATCCCCTCACTCAGCAAACTTATCTTTGGGTTACCCCACTCTCTCCATTTAAAGCAAAAGGAATTTATACACCAACTTGGTGAATTCCACTGCCAGAGCTGAGCACCTCTTATATGCAAAAATACTCATTCCCGCCACATCTATCTCTCTTCTTGGCTGTGGTCCCCAGCTAGGAGAACATCCTTGCTTCTCTACCAGCTCCCCATTCCTCAACAACAACAAAGTAAGTGATTAATCTCCTCAGGTCAAATACCTAAGCACTAGCTTAGTTCAGCTGCATAGTTTCTTCTACTGATGCCCATGACTCCAAAGTAAACATTGTTTCCTTGATAgtttaatgcatagtagacttTCAAGGGAGTGCATGTGTACAACCCTTAATCAGTCCCATAGACATGGGTTAGTACTGCTTGGAGCTCTTAAAGATAGTTTTCTGATTAGGCCCTAGGGATTAACTAGCATATATCATGCTTGTCATTGCATGCTGAAATAGACCTTCTAGAAACAGAGATATCATCCTTAAGTTAGTGGAATTGAAACACCTTATACCACTTTTTTGGGCCCACGGAGTCTTactggaaaaggaaagggaaaaaattgCCTAATGCATC
Coding sequences:
- the LOC102574236 gene encoding olfactory receptor 6B1 translates to MEQENYTRVQEFILLGFPTIMELQVLLFVIFLIVYTLTLLENMVIITLIRTNHHLHKPMYFFLSNLSFLEVWYISVTVPKLLINLLVKNKSISFIGCMAQLYFFIALVCTECVLLAVMAYDRYVAICNPLRYPAIMSSHLCLQLSMSSWLIGFLISMLKVFFISQLSFCGPNIINHFFCDISPLLNLSCTNMLVAEVVDFVFALLILLIPLSITIISYVCIIGTILCIPTAQGRRKAFSTCASHLTVVIIFFSATLFMYARPQRIHSFDLNKLVSVVYTIVTPMLNPFIYCLRNQEVKGALKKTLCGMSAHFKISSVDH